The nucleotide sequence GTGGCTTCTGCAAGTCTTGACTGGACCACGAAAACGCATTCGAATCCAGGACCTGAAGTCACATAGCAAAAAGCAGCTATTCCCCTGACCAGGCTAGCGTTGAGGCCAAGCGGCAGCAGCCACTTGGGGCTGAGCCTGGTAGGAGTATATACCACGTATATGGTTGAAAAAAGTTACCCCAGGATATTTCACGTTTTTCAATATAAAAAGGCGCTACGATATTCCACGTACTACGCGTGAAGGGCAGGCCATCAAGCAAAGCTCCTCTTGTGTGGTTATTGAACGCAATAACAGCTTCCAACACCCCAAGCTTTGCTTGGTGCGAACTGCCGCTGACGACCGTGGCAAAACCGTCTCGCCGTCACGTCGGGGTTCAGTTTACGGCTAAACGTCGTCACTGTCCCGCTGATCGCTCCGCTTGCGCCGGGCGTTGGCGCCTTACTCCGGCGGGACGGTAACGTGCGTGCGCGGGACAAAGCCCTGCCCTCCTCTCACTCCCATCACCTCACCACGCGACGGCCACAGACGCACACGGCCACCGTGCTACCAGCCATCGCGGATAGAGGGGATAGGCCTGGGCGCTCATTCCGTTGGAGCCCCAAGCCCCTCCGCTCCCAGCCTCACTTTCTCCCCGCGCTACCTACCAAAACACCACGCCGCGCGTCACGTCACGGCTCGCAGCCGGCCACTTCCCGCGCCGTACCTCTCGGGCATAGATAGATCGCTCACTTCCGGGGCCTGCGCTGCAAGCAAAGCCCGCAACACGTACCAACTCTCCTACGAGCTGAGCGAGCGAACGGGAGAGAGGGTCGGCGTCGGAGAAGGAAGATGGATCACGCGGCGGACACGTTCCGGACGGACCTGATGACCATCACGCGGCACGTGCTGAACGAGCAGAGCCGGCACCCGGAGTCGCGCGGCGACCTCACCATCCTCCTCTCCCACATCGTCCTCGGCTGCAAGTTCGTCGCCTCCGCCGTCAACAAGGCCGGCCTCGCCAAGCTCACCGGCCTCGCCGGCGAGACCAACGTCCAGGCAagctgtttttctttttctttttcctttcttttttggtTCAAATTTTCTTCTGTGAGAATGAAAGTATGATGATGGTTGCCTATTGGCGTGGGTTCCTCAGGGGGAGGAGCAGAAGAAGCTGGACGTGCTCTCCAACGAGGTGTTCGTCAATGCCCTCGTCAGCAGCGGCCGCACCGTATGAGTTATCTCTCGTCCCATTTCCTTTTTTTGCCGATTCGTTCTGCTTTGTGACGCTTTGCTGTGCGAACGACCGGATATACGCAGTGCGTTCTTGTGTCCGAGGAGGACGAGAAGGCGACGTTCGTGGACCCTAAGCTCCGTGGAAAGTGCGTAAAAAACTTCCGACTCCTCCATGCTCTGCTCACGTACCTTTGATGTGGTCAAGGAGCAAATTTTCCTCTGTTTGTTTCTGATGAAATGCGCGGATCTTCATTTTCCATCAGGTACTGTGTCTGCTTTGACCCCCTGGATGGATCCTCCAACATCGACTGCGGCGTCTCCATCGGAACGGTAAGGGAAGCACACAAGAAATTTCATCAAACCCAAAAAGTTGTTCGGAACACGCACAATTATGGGAAGTCACATTTTACTTTCCTTTTTGCCCTTTCAAAGTCTCAGCCTCGCAGGGAATATGCTCATAGAAACATGCTACATGGACAGTTTATTTCTTATTCTTACATGGATTTTCTTGCTCTACAGATCTTTGGGATCTACATGATCAAGAACCAAGACACCGTGACTCTGGAGGAAGTACTGCAGCCTGGGAAGGACATGATTGCTGCCGGATACTGCATGTATGGGAGTTCCTGCACGGTAACTAATCGAAGTTCCCTGACCTCGTGTTGCACAAGCAAGATAAATCGTGTGTGACTGTATCTGAATTGGCCTGTGTACGCTAATTGTCTGCAGCTTGTCCTGAGCACTGGAAATGGTGTCAACGGCTTCACGCTTGACCCCTCTCTCGGGGAGTTCATAATGACTCATCCAGATATCAAGGTATTGTGTGACACTGCTAATAGGATTCATTTACTTTTCTGAAAACTCACCTAGAGGCATACTACTCAAAAGATCTGTATGCTCTGTTGTTTCAGATACCGCCGAAAGGAAAGATCTATTCGGTTAATGAAGGGAACGCCAAGAACTGGGACACGCCTACTGCAAAGTGTGTGATCTTTTATGTTTCGGAGTAATATTACTTCCTTCAGATACTTAAGCTCCAGCTAACATGTCACAAAATATTTAACAGGTACGTGGAGAAGTGCAAGTACCCCACGGATGGTTCATCACCTAAATCCCTTAGATACATCGGCAGGTGAGTGAATCTTCAGTTTGCTTGCCTGACGAAACAATTTGCCTCACATACTTAAGCTTCTCCCTAACAATGAATGTAGCAACCACTTGTATAATTCTTGTCACAACATATAACACTGCATTCCTGATGGTTCACAGCATGGTTGCTGATGTGCACCGCACCTTGCTATACGGCGGCATATTTCTGTACCCCGCGGACAAGAAGAGCCCAAGCGGAAAGCTCCGGTACGCCAGCGCCTACGCGCACAATTCAAGCAGCACGTCCAATTGCACGCAATTCTTTTGAAGTTGCCTGAATTTGCTGTGTTTGCAGTGTGATGTATGAGGTGTTCCCCATGTCATTCCTGATGGAGGAGGCTGGAGGCCAGTCTTTCACAGGCAAAGGACGGGTATGTGTTGTTGTAACATGCAAACATCTCTGTTTTTTCTTTCGCTGGCCAGAATTTCATGTCCGGCAACAGACAGTAtgtatgttttttttttgcgggaaagacAGTATGCATGTTGACACTTGGTTTTCTGCGTTGTGAATCGATGCAATGCAGTCGCTCGACCTGATCCCCACCGACATCCACGAGAGATCGCCGATATTCCTCGGCAGCAGCGACGACGTGGAGGAGATCAAGGCACTGTACGCGGAGGAGGCCAAGAAGGCAGGGTCTGCATGATGATCGGCGGCCGTCGCGTGTGAATCGATGGCGACCCATGGGCCTTTGCTGGCAATGTGATTCGTATGTCAGGCATTTCTTTTCTATACGTCCGTGTCATTCAGTGTAATATAGCGTGTGGAGGCCTCGAACAGCTTCATTCATGAGCAGCCAAGGCTTCTGCCTCTCACAACAATCCACTGATGATGGCACGTAATATACCTCCATAACTACATGTTTCCAGCTGACCAGCTCAAGAGGACCAGTTGCCGCAGGTTGTGCAGGACGTATTGCATATACATGCAGGACCTGTTTGGTTGCATGCATTATCTCCAACCAAGCTGGGTTGGGCCAAAAAAACACGTTTGGTTGCAAATAGGGTGGACCGACTCGCATCGGCATGAACCTTAAAGCAGTTCAGAGCCTGGTTTGCTGGAAATCCTCGAATCGGCagtttccagcgagccaggctaAGTGCGGCGCAAAAGGGATGTAGCGCGCACGTGACAGTGCAAGGCGAAATCGAGTGGAGATGACGAGGGATGGAAATCGGTCGAGGCGGGATGGTGTGAAATCTAGCCTCACCGTCCCATTTACTCGGCCACCGGTAGCTCTAGGACAAGCACTTCCTCTGTTCTTAGCACCGACGACGATGATGACTCAGATCTATGCAAGCGACGGCGACGGAGGCGGCAACATCACTCTCCAGCCGGCAGCAGGAGCCGCTTCCTCCCTTACTCTTGGCCACCATCCGGTCCTCCTCGACTCAGCCATGGCCTCCCCTTCCCCGTCGTCATCTTCGAAGCCGCTAAGCAACTTGGAACCCCTCCCCCTATGTTAGGCAAGGTGTAGGATCGATTTCTCCATTGCTCACCGCACCATTGATGTCGCCTAGGTTATGGACGAACGGGCAAAATTGGTAGTTCAGACAACAACGCTGATAGCCGTGGTTCAGACATGCCTCATGTTGATCCACAAGAGAGATGTTCGTCATGGTGACAAGCCTGTCATTCGTTATGCTCCCATGTTAACCCGATATCAGGAGAGGATGGCGAATCTGAACTACATTTACAATTGCAGTGACACAAAGGCTCTGTGGATGCTAAGAATGAAAAGAGCACCTTTCACCAGGCTTGTGCAGACCTTCAGGAGCAAGGGGCTGCTACGAGATAGCATCTACACTAGTGCGAAAGAGCAAGTtgccatgttcctccatgttgcCGGCTATAACCAGAGGTTCAGGTTTATCCCCAACACGTTCAGGGGATCAATGAAGACCATTTCTTGGTACTTCAGGCAAGTGTTGTATGCTAACTCAGAGGAGAGATGATCAGGTCACCAATCGGCCGGACTCCTAGCAAGATTCGCAGCAGCCCAAGATGATATCCATATTTCAAGGTGAGCACTGACAGCATGGTTCATGCCTTGACATGCTTCTATTGTTCTCCTATAGCCATAACACCATCTTGTAATGCCATTTCAGGATTGCATCGGGGCAATAGATGATACTCATGTC is from Triticum aestivum cultivar Chinese Spring chromosome 3A, IWGSC CS RefSeq v2.1, whole genome shotgun sequence and encodes:
- the LOC123062712 gene encoding fructose-1,6-bisphosphatase, cytosolic, coding for MDHAADTFRTDLMTITRHVLNEQSRHPESRGDLTILLSHIVLGCKFVASAVNKAGLAKLTGLAGETNVQGEEQKKLDVLSNEVFVNALVSSGRTCVLVSEEDEKATFVDPKLRGKYCVCFDPLDGSSNIDCGVSIGTIFGIYMIKNQDTVTLEEVLQPGKDMIAAGYCMYGSSCTLVLSTGNGVNGFTLDPSLGEFIMTHPDIKIPPKGKIYSVNEGNAKNWDTPTAKYVEKCKYPTDGSSPKSLRYIGSMVADVHRTLLYGGIFLYPADKKSPSGKLRVMYEVFPMSFLMEEAGGQSFTGKGRSLDLIPTDIHERSPIFLGSSDDVEEIKALYAEEAKKAGSA